AATACGCTGGATTATCTTGAATCCGGCAAAACATATTTTGTAAAGGTGAGCGAGGCTTGCACGATCAGTTTCCCATAAGAAGCCAATATGTTTCGGTTTAAGCAACATATCACCAGGCAATTTGTAAAAGACAAAGTTAATACCATGATCAAATTCATGATGAATCAGGATTTTTACTGATGATGAGAGGATTAGCATTTAAAAAACTTCGATCAAATACTATCTTGCAATCACTACCTTTTTTGTCACTTTCATTGTTTTACCGGTCGTCCTGCTATGAAGGTCAATATTGGCAAAATAAACGCCGTCAGGAACCCGACTTGAGTTCCAGTTGTAAGTAAAAATATTCTGGGAGAGGGTCATCTCATTTACTTGTAAAACCTTGCGGCCATTCAGGTCGCTGATTGAAATGGAAACACTCCTGTTCTCGCCTGCTTCGATTACAATATTGATCTGATCTTTCCCCGGATTGGGGTAAATGCTGACACTGGTTTCATTTGTCAGATTTTGCTCATTGATTCCCACATTAAACATGCTGAATAGCGAATCCATATCAACCTGTGTGGGAGGAATCAGAAATGCCGGAGTACCGGGTTCGGCCATCGAAAAGCGGATGATATTCTGGGCGGGGATAAACTGGATGGTTTGCAGGTTCGTGGTGACGCCGGCAGCTGTCAGCACATTCCAGTTTCGGTTTACATCAAGCTGATTGGAAGTTTCCAGTGAATCGGAAATACGGCTGTAGCGATAGCAGTAAGCCGGCGGTTTAAGCAGTCTGAAATGGTTGGTTGCAACCAGGTTATCCCCAAAATATTCGGGATTATCAGCCACTGTTCTGATGGCAAATCCGTAAGCATTATGAATTTCAAGTACTTCAGCAGAAGATTCATCAAAGGCTGGCCCTGCCGAGTGTACAATAAAAGTGCTCGACACATTATGAGCGCGCACTGCATCGGTCACATCCCGCGCGGTGCACAGTCCATCGCCATTGTAGTCTGCCGCCTCCAGCCCGTCCCTTTGGGCGAGGTTCACCGGGTAAAACCCTGTTCCTGTTGGCGGAGCCATGTAGTTTCCCATGTTCTGAAATGTTGCTACGCCGTATTCATTCATCCCCGAAAGGGCGCCAATCAGACCGATAAATCCAAAGGTGACAAACGATTGTTTAGACGGGTCGCCGGTCACCCAGATGATGATGAGGGCGTTGTTGATCAGATGGGGATTGTTTATCCAATCAAGGTTCCGGTTGATCACTGTTT
The window above is part of the Bacteroidales bacterium genome. Proteins encoded here:
- a CDS encoding T9SS type A sorting domain-containing protein, with amino-acid sequence TVINRNLDWINNPHLINNALIIIWVTGDPSKQSFVTFGFIGLIGALSGMNEYGVATFQNMGNYMAPPTGTGFYPVNLAQRDGLEAADYNGDGLCTARDVTDAVRAHNVSSTFIVHSAGPAFDESSAEVLEIHNAYGFAIRTVADNPEYFGDNLVATNHFRLLKPPAYCYRYSRISDSLETSNQLDVNRNWNVLTAAGVTTNLQTIQFIPAQNIIRFSMAEPGTPAFLIPPTQVDMDSLFSMFNVGINEQNLTNETSVSIYPNPGKDQINIVIEAGENRSVSISISDLNGRKVLQVNEMTLSQNIFTYNWNSSRVPDGVYFANIDLHSRTTGKTMKVTKKVVIAR